A region of the Carya illinoinensis cultivar Pawnee chromosome 16, C.illinoinensisPawnee_v1, whole genome shotgun sequence genome:
AGCCGGAACTGGTCCGGTTTCAGTTCCGGTCATTTTTAGACCGGATCgatactatttaatatatatacatatttatttatttaatgttatatattatatattttatattatatataattttatatataataatataaatatatattatttattaataacatagattcataagaagtaagaaccaaaaaaaaaaaaaaatcactcaaatattattattaaattttgatggcctAATGCAgataaaactctttatattttttctgataagtacataagacattaatagataaatataaattatatatattagcatataatttatataaatctatattaatagcataatttttttggcatagcaattttttttttttacatagcagtttttttatatagcagaattttttgacatagcagttttttttttaaacagattttttatgataaatatgtattttattaaaactaaaaaactggACCGGAAACTGGTAAAACTTGAGTATAAGTTTAAGAGAGTAACTGGTGCATAATCAGTTTTAAAAAGTGTAAAACCAGTACCTACcagttcggtcctagattttgtctaaaactgGACCAAACTAGACCTGTTACACCCCTATCCGTGGTAGGTCAAATAGATCACCATCCACAAACCACATTCCAAATTTAGAATGTTATgtcaaaagtttttaaaaatcacATCATAGCATATTAGAGTTCAGaacatattcataacaaaatataatcaaatcacaaaatataatttatggacaatattttatattcgtttttttttttttttgcacagtTTAGAAACAAAATACCAGAAGATAAATTCATGTCTACAACAATTATGACAAAAATACTTTCGCTTTCATATAGAGTTTATAAATAATGTTGAAACAAATAATGGAggttgtttttcatatttctattaaaaatcaaaagatgcatattttaaaagttgacatcattttatttttattttatatcaagtCTAGCATTGGAGCACCACTTATCTGAACTTCTTAACTTTTTAGAAATTCTCCATAATAGTACTTAATGAAAATCAATCGTCGCCTATAAAGAAATTCACGTAACTTGAATAAATCTCCAAATGAACAGTTGCCTCATATTTAAACCTGAGataactattttaattcctcaaaaacCTAAAAACTCTCTTAACTCTAAAATACCATCACTTCTCAAAGTTCATTAATGTCCACTTAAGATTTACTTAACCTAATTCTCActtattcacaaatttatttaaaaaaatttaaaacccaaactgttttaaaaaaataaaaatttgttaaaataaaagtattactccgcccaaaaataatttagaatccGAACTCAACCCAAAAAGCATTTTACTTTAAAATCACTTAATGTAACACACTAAAAGAAATTGTACAAAACAGAACAAGTAAAAACAAGCccactcaaataaatccttaaaataccatgttttaacttttaaaaactgaggagaaaaattgtaatttacTAACAAAAGTTTTACTATACTCTACGTAGAACAATTAGGAAGACGCCAACCAACAACCTTTAGATCAAAAGCTCAAAAGAAGAGGGAAGAGGCCGCGGCAGAGGCTTACCGAGAGGGCTACGTGTAGCGGTGGCCAGGGAGCCTATCGACGACGGCACGACTGGGTGTGGTGACGGAGCATGGAGGATGATCGAACTGCTATGCACGGCGGAGAGAGTGAGaacgtagagagagagagcggagAGTGAGAGAGTGGGGGAGGATCGACTAGGGCTTACCGAATCAGCACGGGGTGACTGGAGGAGGCACGGATGGCGATTTCTGAGGCTTTTTCTTGGTGTTTGACGTCTGTTCTGTCGTGGCTTCGAGGTTGCACTGACTGGGAGGCAACGAAGGCAACCTCTGTTTTGGCGGTGCGAAAACAGAGCACTCTCGCAGCGGCTTTCGATGACTGGGCACGGTGATTCGAGGGAGGAACAGCGACGTGGTTGGCTTGGCTTTGGGGTGGTGAGGCAGTGCTTCGGTGTTGGACGGCTGAGCGGGTTGGGGCCGTGAGGGGTGGGACAGGTGTATGAGCTTACGGTGGCTTGGGCTGCTCTATTTTCGGGGAGCAAAAACAAGGCTTTGCGTGAAGAAGGGGACGTGTAGCTTCCACGACAGAGACTTGCGGTACTGTTGCCGTGCGTGAGGATGGAGGCGATGTCGTGGAGGGAGGCTAGCGACGTGGTGGCTGGAAGCTATGGCAGCGAGGAAAACTTTCTGGGAAGAACAAAGAAACTGAAGTTAACGTGGAGGAGAGCACGCGGCGAAATGGCTCTAGCGAGGCAACGTTGTTTTGATGATGGTGGTGGGTTTGTTGTCGTATTTGAGGGTGAGGGTGACTGCGGCAACCCTAAAATTTGAGGAGTAAGATGAAACTACGAGAGGgatctatgcatatatatagtcatttgaAAACAAAACCCTAGAGAAGGGAAGGGAAGAAACGTGCAAGAGATGGAAACAGGCGCGAGACGTGCATCAAGCGCGCCGTGAAAAATGGACGTGAAGATGAAGCCGTACGTGCATGTAGAAAAGTCTACGAGGGCTGTGAGCGAACTTGTGCAACACGAGGAAATAAAaggatgaaaataaataaataattaaactctTTTCTGAATTTAAGATCTCGAatcaaactcaaaaaaaaaaaaaaaaattcaacttgttaaaaaaaaaattcatctcagtctaaaaaagattttttaacttaaaaaataaagtaaatcaTACCCAACTAAAAATCGTAATCaactaaaatggaaattttaggcccgtagtttattaaaaaaataattaaaaacttaaatCGACTTTTCGCAcatataaatcttttttttttaaacagctGGATACTGGACTCTAGTATTACAGTACAACCGCAGCCCACTTTGGTGGGTTGTGTGATCTTATTGCAATTATTGTTGTGTGGAGTACATATCATTGGGATGTAAATCAATGATATTTGATACATTATATTCCAAGGGGATGGGGTCATATGTGTTGGAAACTCCAAAGTGTGAAATGTTACTTGAAGTTGCAGCTACCCACCCATCCACCAGAATTTTCTAGCAGTAAATGTTGACCAAAATTGTTGTACCGAAAGAAGGCTTCATCTTGATTAAGAAGTGTGAGAATTTGTCTCCCATGACTTTTCCTATAAAAGGAAGTCATTTgctgaaaattaaaatcatcctcactgcggtgagagatcaaggcagGGCTGAGGACGAAAATAGGTTTTGGGGAAACCCATAAAAGAGGGtcatttgagagatagagagcttgtttatgagtgtttgtaattttgtacaaacatattgaaaatactgagtttccgcttcagtggatGTAAGCAAGTtgtcgaaccacttaaatattatctctctatcgtcttgtgtgTTTTTTGGACAGGCCAGAGGCGCAACAATATGAGCAAGTGTGTTCAAATTAATTGGTCAAGCATGCCATTCTCGGTGTGATCTGAGCATTGTACCACTACCATATCCCAGAAAAATGGTGGATGAGGCTTTCTTCATTTATCAGGCATAAAGGGCATTGGGAAGATTCCTCATCCATGCTCGTTATTCATGATTCTTGCTAAGGCGTGATGCTTCtatctatttttcctttagAACTCTCATAGCAAaactaaataatttcttaattttattaagaGCTTAGCAACCTTAATCACTGCCAacgaaattaataaaattgagaagTTTACAAGAAGGTTTGAATTTAACAGTGACCAGAAAAATTACTAAATCCATTGATAATATGTCACCAACTTAATAGCCCATGgaatttattaattactttaaaGCTATTTACTACTTCTAACTTTCACGAGCGATACGTTTTTAATTACCATTCtaagttcaaaaaaataaaagtatttgaactcttgcaaaattaaaagttaacttCAGGTTTCTAAAAGTCAACCAATAGTACTGTTTGATTGAAAGAAGACTTCAAatttccaaaaaagaaagaaagacttCAAATTCACATTCATAACATAGGCATTGATTCAAGCATGTGATGGAAATTAACAAAGAATCCTATATCCATCACTTCATTTGTTCTTACTTAATCCGTTATTATCTTCCGGTAATGTCCACTTTGAAACTCcgagaatttttcttttcttgctcGTTTATTGAGAAAGGAATCCTAGCCTTCTTGGTGCAAATGTGGTCGTTGTTGATCTTAGAGGCTTAGACCCAGTTACCATCATAAGTTTCAGGATCTTGTAGGTTTGATATCTTTTAGATTTGTTTGCACGGAAATCAAATGCTCAAGATTATTAAACCTaaggtttcaaatttcatataattatatatctacacatagattttaatgataacaaattaattaaaagaataaaagagtctcaagctcaaattatccacacaatggagtcaagcaaattaaggaaccaagcatgagtaaaaaggaaacaagttcacattaaagttatagagtaatgttgtaaatctcttaaaaatttgaaattaagattaaggcttaaaattaatattttattataaagcattaaaatacattttccacatgtgcatgaatattttgaaaattaaatttaaaacttttgaaagatgattgattttcatctttcatatgtgcataacatgattaaaggtttgaactttgaaatattaaagatgattgattgtcatcttttacatgtgcatgttttatttgaatattttcaaaagtgattgatactttttttgacttatgcaaaaggcagatgtttttgtttgaaaaatttgaaaagtaagtgtgctccttttgtcataggcaaaaagaaaaagattaggtttgaagtttttgaaaaatgaatgatgttgtctttgaccattgaaaaagaagaatcttttatttgatttttttgaaaaagtgaatgaagagccttaatccttgttcattttgagagatatatattttgcattgtattgttcttatttcactcatcgaggagtattttctgataacctatctactatcagctcttatatcagtaaaatggtgtgtataacccttgtgtgtatagaaagtgttctacacagggaatagttgaatcaccacgtgtaaggtgattacaagtgtagagggtgttctacacggatcctttgtagcggtgttgttcaaaggtataatagatttctatttccacttgaaggaggttgaatagtgaatttggggatcctcaagggataacttgaggcgaggacgtagtcagtagggccgaaccttgttaacatactgagtttgcttctctcttacccttactctttatatttattgttgtttcgtattttgtttatattttatattgtatatttgatttataattgttatttttttaaaatacaactcaattcactcccctcttatattagtcatctaggcaacaaaGATCATCACCGATTTGAAGTTTATGTTCACCCAGCGGAATTCTTCGAATCCCATATTTGTCTACGGCGCTGAGGTGCTTGCACACATGAACATCAATCTTGACCTGTTGCTTACACTGCAACATGAACTTTCTCAAAGCCTATTAATTGCTTGTTGGTTGCCCATATCCCAGGAGGTGGGAACGAGAATAGAAGAAGCGAAAGAATCCCATCCAAAGTTCCTGTATTTTTTACATCGATGTAAACGGGTATTATGAGTTCATCGCAATTAGCGTGCTCGATCTTGAGACCATTGCTCATGACGGAAGAATTTTTCAAGGCATGGGGGCCAGCATAGGGGACAGTGACTGTGACATCATTTGGAGGTTTGGCTAGTTCAAGGTTGAATCTGGTGTAGCTCAAGCCATAGCCAAAAGGGAACACCACAGGGCCCTAGTAGAATCTGTAGGTACGACCAGGGTAGCCTGTGAATGGGTTTGCCCGCATGTCCATGATTGTCATTGGCACCCTTTCTACATAGCCCTGTGGGTACCATGTCATGGGCAGTTTTCCTCCTATAGAAAAGAACAAGTACATAAGTGGAAGCATTAGAAAATTTGTCGATTGGGCcaagttagtaaaaatacaGTATCATGTATAATCAGTACCTGGATTGTTTGtaccaaataaaatatctgcaATGGCAGCTCCTCCAGGCTGACCAGGATAGCCAACCCACAAGATGGCACTGATTTGGGGATCGTTCTTCGCAAAGGATACATCAATAGGTCCACCGCTTATTAGCACCAACACGGTAGGCCCTCTTGAGGCTTTGGCCACCCTTGAAATAAGCTCTAGTTGGTGTCCTGGCAAAAGTAGCCCTCCCTATCTACGGCCTCTCTCTCAATAGATTGGTTCAATCCCATGACCAAAATAGTTGCATCGGCGTGCCGGGCTGCAGCCTCCACCTTCCCAAATCCTTGGACCCCTTCACAGGCAACACCGATGCACCCTTCTTGGTGAATGGCCCTAGCATATCTCCTTATGCCTTGTAGTGGGCTTGTGTAAGCACATGCAACACCTGAATCaaacaataaatcaaaaaaAGATTTGAATATAGTTATAGGTCTAGTAtatgaatttttcttaacaaaaatgGATACATGACTTACCAGCATAATTTCCTATCATTGTAACTGTAGCATTGGAATTGGGCCCAATGACTGCTACAGTTCGATGAGACCGGATGGACAGTGGCAACAGCGACCCACGGTTCTTTAGCAAGACAATACCTTGTCTAGCGGCCTCAAGGGCTAGCTGTTGGTGGGTTGGGTTGCATACATCTCTTGAGCCCAAGTTCCCAAACTCCCCTCCTAATCGCTCCCCATCAAACATACCCAACCGCATTTGCACCGCAATTGTGTTTGTTAATGCATTGTTAACGTCAACTTCATGTATTAGGCCTCTTCCCAGAGCCTGCTCTGTGTGCACTCCGAGAAAGTGTCCACAATCCAAATCCAAGCCTGCAAACATCACGTGATGCTCATTTACAACCAAATAATAAGCtaattgttataaaactatcgaaaggagagagagagagagagagagagagagagagagagagagagagagagaattcagagaagttatgaaacttatgaatttcttaaagaattcaacgatatatataggcgtacaaagggaactatgccagttactatgcagtactatgcatatgtactatgccagttactatgcagtactatgctggcactatgcactgtgcgatgtcggccatttactatgccagttactatgcagtactatgttggcactatgcgcactgtgcgatgtcggccatttactatgctagttactatgcagtactatgctagcactatgcacactgtgcgatgtcgaccatttactatgccagttactatgcagtactatgctggcactatgcactgtgcatttgacttctagctcaaggtggtcatacaattttacaatgttattttacaacactccccctttggatgaccacatataatgaatatgcctcgttaaaaccttgccaaggaaaaaccctgtgggaaaaaaccaatggcgaaggaaaaagagtacaatattcatgtgtaccgtaaaatgctttaagattgcctca
Encoded here:
- the LOC122298919 gene encoding putative beta-D-xylosidase: MFAGLDLDCGHFLGVHTEQALGRGLIHEVDVNNALTNTIAVQMRLGMFDGERLGGEFGNLGSRDVCNPTHQQLALEAARQGIVLLKNRGSLLPLSIRSHRTVAVIGPNSNATVTMIGNYAGVACAYTSPLQGIRRYARAIHQEGCIGVACEGVQGFGKVEAAARVAKASRGPTVLVLISGGPIDVSFAKNDPQISAILWVGYPGQPGGAAIADILFGTNNPGGKLPMTWYPQGYVERVPMTIMDMRANPFTGYPGLTVPYAGPHALKNSSVMSNGLKIEHANCDELIIPVYIDVKNTGTLDGILSLLLFSFPPPGIWATNKQLIGFEKVHVAV